The Pecten maximus unplaced genomic scaffold, xPecMax1.1, whole genome shotgun sequence genomic interval TTAGTGACCATGTTTACCAGGAAGAATTGAATACTCAATATTTTGCCATCGTCTGTGCAGACAATGTAACAAATTCTTTTCTTCATTCTTCTATATTCTTGACAGTATAGCTTCTCTCCATTGACTTCAACCCTTAGCACTTTCTTTAAATCTGCTGCAGAGGAAACTCCAACACTTTCCATCAAAAACTCAATGTTACAGTTGTCAAGTGTCATTTTACTCCCAGTTATGCCACAGTtgttcatttttgttgttttccaAGTCCGTACCGATTTTGTCATTTTAGTGATAAACAACTTCTCATCCTGGGATACTATGCGGTCAAGGTCGATGTTTTTCATTTTGAGCTGCAACTCCTTCATTCGTAGACATTGCAGAGTTACATCACCTGTCCCATGAACAGAATTCAGTAACGCTGCATTGGCATATCCTCGAAAGGAAAGCAGCTCCATGCCCACAGAGGACCCCACTGTCTGACAAAGTATGCGAGATGGGCCCCAATATTGTGGACATTAAGTCCACAAGATCCTTTGTTGTAGAGATCCGGAAAGTTTTTGTAAAATTTCGCTAACAAGTCTTCTGCTCTTTCCAACTCCTCTTCTGTGATGTTGTCTCCAAGCAGAAGGTAGATGCCTTCTGACAACAAACAAAGATGGGCATGGTATTCATCTGGAAGTATTCCATTCATGCATGGTATGGAATAGAATAAAAACCAGGTTTGAAGCTCTGTTGCTTTCAAGTGCCCATAGTGTTTTTCCAAATCTCTTGGCAAGCGTTCTATATAATATGGTGGAAAGATCTTTTGGAAACGTTCcgaattttttttcaaagacttGCCAACAAAATAAGGCATTCCTGTTGAAGTAGGAGAAAACCATAGGTAAAGAAGTTTCTTGGTCATGCCCATCAAAACGCCATGCATATAATCGGGTACAAAACCAGAAACCATGTCAAACCAGGGCATCACACTAAGGCCAGATATACCACATATACCTTTAATTCTGGCGTTTCCTGTCGCATTGGTGCCTTTAACATACTTCAAATCATCAGAGTTTCTAAAAGGAGGTTGATTTTCTTCATCTCTTGGAGGGTAGAATCTAGCACTACCCTTTCCTTGTTTTTCTGTAACACCCATTTCTTCACATGTGGAGCACCCATGTGGAGCACCGTTATGCATAGACATATTTAAGATGTATCCCTTGGCTTGAAGATCTACTGTTGCACAAAGCAAAGTAACTTTCACATTGATAGGACTGTCATAACCACAGGGGTTAATTGTAACTCCAACATCTCTCAGTTTGCACATTTTCTCACCAAAAGTCCACATATACTGAATAAAAGGAGGTTTCTCTTTTCCCTGCCAAATACCACCCAAGATTATGTTTTCTCTTGCAAATCTTCCCTGCACTGGTAACTCATTTATTGCTAGAAATATTGGCCAGAGCTTCACATGTGAGGATGAATATAACGGCACACCATCTGTATTAAAAATTGCACTGATGTTGTTTTCTTCATGTAGAAACTCTCCAGGAGCACATCTATGTTATGGTAACTCTCACCGTCAATGATATCACACACCGATGACCGGCCTTGGCGAGATTTTCTCTTCATGAGTTGAACATTTTCTCACATGCCATTCCTTCCCAGCATTTGTTTCAGTTGACTTTCTATGTCGGCaattatgaaaaatgttttagGTTGACGGTTTCTAGATGTCTGAGACTGCAGTCCACCTTTGTACCTAAAGTTACCGCAATTGttgtttacacaaatatagCTGTCACCATCAAACACTGAAAAACATGTACTGCAATAACTGACATCAATATTAGAACTTGTATGAATTTGCTTTACATTTGGTGTTGATGTGGCACCTGGTTTCAAGGATATCAGTTTTTCAAGGTATCTAGTCGCTTCACCTGGAATATTGAACCGTGTAACATAAGCAGATGTACAAAGTGACAAAGATTCCTCTTCTGAGTATGACTCCTTAATTGGCAGCTCAATGTCATTTTCAGATGACAAACAATCAGTATCTGAATCTGTTGTAAAACTTGAAGAACTGGATCTTTCACTACTATAGTCAGAGTTTTCGGAGTCTGAGCTTTCAACAGATCTTTGGAATTTTTCTGAATCACAGTTTGTTTCCTCTCCATTATCGTTGAAATATATAGATGATGCTTGTTCACCTGATGCGAGATGTTCCAATGAATTGTCAAGGACACTGGACAAGCCATAATCATTTAATGATTCATTATCACtcgaaacatttttttcaatgcTAGCTTCTAGTGGTTCAATACCACTGACATCACTACTACTACAATCGTCACTGCTGTCATAGCCACCAGTTTCGTGATGTTTGCTATTCACATTCAAACGTCTGCGGGCAGTGCGGTCTGGTACAGGGTTTGCAGGATCATCTTTATACCGACCATACACCTTGGCTATTGGacctaaaaaaaattaatgagtAATAGCAATAAAAATTCTCAGCTAGTACAAAAGGAACCCACACATGATATTTGAGAACGAGCTTTGATGGACGGTATGAGAAATagcagtaacaaacttcaattgtcaaataaaaacaatggcTGCCTATCAGCCATCTTAATTCTAATCTGTCTCAAAACTAGCCATGCAAAGCAAGGGACAACTAAGTTTGAAACTGAAATATGGCCAGTTTTCTAATCATGAAAAGTGAAAATGAATACTGGCAACCACTATGGGAGAAGAATGTTATTGATAGCTGAATAAAACAAGTAAACTAACAGAAAAAATAggtaacaattatatatatatatattcaattcaGAAGTAGCTTACTCTTTCCATGACGTATGTAGAGATGATGTTGTATACGCTGTTTCGATGAAAGTGTTTTCTTACAGATATGGCATTGGAACAACTTTCGTTCACTATCACCAGTCTTGATCTTTGTAATAGAGTAACAATCCTCTTTGCATCctgtcaattttttttcatctaaAAAGAAATTCACAACTTGGCATTACAGACAAATGCAAATGTCAAACAATTTTTTAAGATAATAAATCTAGCGTGATTTTATACCAATAAATTAAAGATGTATAGAATCTTTAAAGCTTTTTTTATCTGCTATAATACATACCTTTGTGAATGGAGGCAATGTGAGTAAGAACGCGTCTTTTTGATGTACACCTTTGATTACAACTCAGGCACTTAAAAATTTGTTTACCATCCAACTCATATTCTGTGAATGTCAAACCAGAAAAATGACCTTCTTCCATATTGGCATATCCATAACCTGTGTATTAAAAAAGATTTCAGAATATAACACTATCCAACAtctgataaaacaaaacattttgctCTGAagtatcttttaaaattaaaattaagatTAGTTAGACGTTTCAGTTGTCTACTTTCAGTTTCGTTTAACAAGTTCTATGTCAACACATGGAAATGCAAACGTGTAAATATAAATTGGACTGATAAATTCAATTCTTATGGTGGATGTTTTTTCTCATAATTTGAAGAATAAACCATGAAAAATACTAATTTTTAAATACTCATATTTAGCCAGTCAAAATACGATTCGAGGGACGTgtccgccatgtttgtttatcTTATCAACAAAGCAGGCCCGGGCCAAATGGACTTTCCAGCAAAACGTAACCATTTAAAACAAGTGGACTTTTAAATGACCAAACGAAATAAAAAGAGGATAGTCCGTAGTtctaaaaagaaaatatgaacaATCAGCATGAATGCGTGCTTCAATTATAGGAATTTATTGTTGATATTGAACTCGTCATTCAGACTGGCGTTCTCTTAATATATATCGACAGCCTTATAAATCCTAATAATAGACTTTCaagatattttatgtttaaaaaatcGAACTAGTACTTGTAAAATcggttttttttaatatctagGCAAACTGTACCTTACAAATGTTGAATCAGACAAAACGTTGACTTGGCATGAAACTTGAGCCCCGAAAGTTCACCGGATCCGAGGACAGCTGCAATCGATCACAAAAGTTTTTCCGTGCGAAGAAACAAACATCCTAAATTTTTACATTTACGAATAATGGAAATTAAAATTAGTTACGACAGCATATTTTAGGCGGAATGTCCACAATGACACGTGAAAGACTTCAATTTcaatatatgtctctggtaataTCCTACGGCATGGCTGCCGAGACTGTCTGGCCGATCAGCTGTTGCAACTAAGCatcaatttgattggtcaatatccATTTCCGGATGTAACGAAGCGGCGGATTGGATGTGAAAAGGGGCGCGGATATCCCTTCTAGATAAACAGACTGAACCGATCTGTACCACACATTGCGTTctcgatttaaaaaaaaacttctttaaACGGCGTCACGATGAAGACATAGTCTACACATTTATTCAATGGGAGGGTCATTTTGTCGACGTCTTGGACACCTCTAAAATAAAAGAGCCGAGGAAGGAACTAAGTGAATATGTCGAGGGCGAGTATATCGTGGCCCCATACAAAGTGAAGATGTACAGGGCAGTTATTAGCGAAATCAGCGGTaagaatttttcattttgtccCAGATTGAAgcgttttgggttttttttattttacattttttcatacaaaataattatcagTGATGTTAATCAACGTTTACAATTTTTTGAATTGTTATGATTTTCGTGAGGGTGCCCGGCGATCGCTATGTCGGTCCAACAGCATCAACAGGCTTAGAGAATTATTATCTATTATCTAGGCTAACTTCAGCCACTTATGTTAAATTTCAGAAGACAGATCGTACTTGCTCAAAAAGAGGGATGCTGATCAACCACCAGAGCTGAAGTACAAGTTCACGCCAGATCTGGATCAATGTAAGACTTTAGAGTCAATTCAAGATTTATTTCGGTCTTAATTGCAGCTTTTTACCTAGACTATACTGACCAGTGCTCGAACGggaccagtgctcgaacactttgtttatttttgcttcTCATTTCCTAAATCGTACTTTCCGTCCGTTTTTTCCACATGAGTATTATGGGGTGTAACAGCACTTTCTTACTTCCGGTAGCGATAGCTCTCTATCAAGGACGATAATCCAAATTTGAGCAGACGACAATGGTCATCATATAGTGTacaatcaaatatcatcaaacaaACATCGTTTCCGGAAAGGTTAGCATTCATGgaaaaatctgtattttgaaagaattatagcaaaatacataatttaaaagaaaagtaatGATTCAAATGTAGATCTGAcacagttttgaaaaaaatatcaaaatgacggACGAAGACAGATTATGAGTTGGGTGCGACAGCAGGTACCACTACGATTGTCTACCGTCACAAAGGTTGACCTTAGCTTTATTGTCGACGAGTACCAATGGTTGTGTACCATATGTAGACAAGAGGAATAAGTTTTGACATTTCTAGCAAAATATAATAGGTATGGGACATCTTTACTCGTCAATGCTACTATGATCTGAATCGGAAGATATGCGCACTGGTCCAAAATGTCAGCTTCCGCTGTGTTCCGATCTATTTTTATCCCATGGGATGTTTGATAATCtgaacaatatttgtttaagaaaggatgtatgtacattacaatataactgACTTTACCACacaaaaaaactgaaaacaaaagttttataggggtgttcgagcactggtctGTACTTACGTAAATACCCGCCATTGCACAGGTGTCATGTGACCTGCTGCCAAAAATAAACCAACGTGCAAAAGTCACGGTGATAGGCTTGAAATTACTAACGGTAAGTCTGTCCTGTATAATCACAATTAAACTTTAACTTTTCAATAGgtattggaaataaaacaacaaaaaactatgttttgtgttcgagcactggtcgGATGAGTCTAAGCTTATTGCAAATTTAGTTAGGCTACCTTAATATCGGAAATGCAAATCCTTATATCCATATTACAATCCTAGTCCGAATGATTGGACTTAGGAATTCATTGTATGAATTTCAATGTCAGGCAActtaacattgtaaaaaaaaaaacgttgtAAACTTTTAAGTCTATgctatatatctatgtatatgacAACAGCAAAAGTGTAAAATTAGGAAGAGAAATGGGTCTCAGAAGTTGCTGGATATCATCAAAAATATCAGACTTCAAATTAAAGATTTTGGAGACTTCATTGGAAAAAACAAACGTTTCACAATATTAGAAATGGTGAGGTTCGAATGTCGGCCccttgtgtatttatatataagagAGAAAACAGTATAAGCTGAAAGATAAACGTACTAGTAATGGCTCCGAGGTTTAAATGCTTTCATTATCTGTATGACATCTTTGAATAATGGTAATCTTTTAAACAGGTGGAAGTAGTACTAGTACTAGTACTGGTGCAAAGGAAAGAGTACCGGAAAAAGCTTGTAGTTCTAGATCGGCTTCAATTTGTCCAAGTGTTGGTAGgtttatatatttaagaaatttgATGTAACATTTGTTATGCATGCCACTATATTTATCATCACAATTAAGTTTTGTGATTATTAGTCAATCAAAGTTGACTTGTGTCAAAACTATTATAAGGCCCAGAACATTTTGAAACTAAGCATGCTTATCATGATTTGCAGACCATCAACCGAACCATACATGTCTTTAGCAAAGGTATAAATTTATGAACTTGAATAACAATTCAACAGTCAAAAGTGCTACTTAACTGTGGTAAATATGGAACCATGAGGAAATCTGTTGCAATTTGCATTTTTAACACCTATttttatttggaaataaatttAAAGTAGGAAAAAAACAAGTCTGAGGTAACTTTGTATACTAGCCCATCCATTAGCAGTTTAATAAGTCCAGCTACAATATGTTTTAAAGGAAGATGTGTGTTGGCGTACCGTGTCTACTGTGACATTAATAAACTGTTTCAACTCCAGTTTCAAGCTCAGCAGCTTATGACAGAGAAGCTTTTGATGAAATCATGAGTCGGGTAAGAAATAATGGCTGAAGGTAAACTTGCAGtgatatatctttatttaattttgaaaaagttaataaaatatttataaacatgcTAATTTTACCATAAATGAAGTGTATCTATCTACAGTTTCCTTATTAAAATGATGAAACTTTATTAACTTCTTTTTGTTTCATGTAGGATTGATTGCTTTTCATTTAGGATAGAAAATCATGTCAAAATAAGATAATGTtacttaaatatataattatgtctaTGAATTATATCATGATACTGGTATGGAAAATGACCTTAAGTAGTAAttactaaaaatgtcaatttcattGATTTAGCTTGCAGGAAGTTGAAAAACCTTTAGAACCAGATGAACCTCAATTAAATATAAGGAAGAGGCCATCGACACTGCCAACCATGGATTTAGCTGAAGATGTGATTGCAGAAAATCATGAGTAAGTATTTTCAAGTATTGAAATGTAATATGATGTGGATATTTTTGGAGAAATCAAAGTAAGAAATTTATGTTCACATGTAACAATTCAATGCTTATTATGACAATTGTGTAATCAACCATTTGTTAGTGTTATCTCAACTTCAGAAAACCTAGAATAGTTGTCAATTTACTGTTTTTGTCCAGCCATGATGTGTGATCTGCTCTCATTACAGAAGATAGTTATAAACCATTGGAATTAAAGTAATGATAGCATTTAATAATTTCTCTTTAAGGAAGAGGCCACGAACACCAACTGTACCTACAGAAGAATATGTTTCCCAATCTCTCACAAGGTAGGCACACTGTGTGATGATCCTTGTACAAGGATCAATTTTCGAATTTATTGTTACCATTGGTAACTGCAgtgtacacaatgtatatatatataatttgatagtAATAGTTTATGTGATCACATTGATATCTAGAATTGAAAGATAATGTACCACTAgcaatcattttatatatatcaaagatttataatagaaaaaaaatacaatataaaaatacTTCCTGATTTTTTGTTACTTGCTTTAGGATGCCAATACTTTATGAAAGTTCATTAGGGAATCTAACATTATAATGTTTTGGTTAATGTTCTCTTAATGTTTCATCAATCATTTACTATCATAGTATACACTATCTTTCGATGACAATTGTTTCTTGAAATACCTTGCTTCctttatatttattaacaaGAATATGATATGGTATTCTCAGAGTTATGCTTGTGATGCTAAAAGTTGATTTAAATGTACTGACTAATCTAAGGAATCTAAGTAGTTTCAGATCTGCTATTTCAATCTTTTAGGTTCATTTCTGGTCCAGAGAAAGGAGAAGAAAGTGACCCCAAGAAAGAagagtaattttttttattttatcttatttatttaattttgtcatAAGCCAGTTTGCAAAGATGAGATTGAGCCAGTGATAAAAGTGGCTGGtatattttttgagaaaaaagtAACACAATGCACCTTAAAGATAATAACTTCTTTTCTTTAATCAACAAACAAGCAAAAtgtaacatatctatatttatcatatgactaccgttatatacggtgtcataaacccatcacataaattttctttatgacactagtgtaataacacctttcgctacgctgattggctggttccgtgagaactgtattcatacgcgtgggaacgacctacttctttttactacgactcgtaaaaatggcgactagtgcttgtaaactttgaaaaaaaatcaactgaacgacaaattggtctattaacataacatattgtacaatcaaagataaaatccaagatgtaaacatcctaagttttttaattatatttatactataagatgttaaattaggcctggcaaacatctattttatgacccctagtaacatatttcaactccgatagaaaattgcggttgtgttgtccgatgagacatatctagtctagattcttttcaaataaacaaataataacattatttaataaaatcctcatgaaaaacgataatgtagtttgttacaacttgccttcaacggttactcagaataacatgctgacactgtcgtcgacaaacacgtgtaatgtcaaaacaaacaacactgccaacaaatcggcatccaaagtcgcttttcacggcagtctgaacacgatgttcagtgggaatattcacggtggaacatttcacatctccataaactcccgcgaggacgaggataaacacaaagcagtgaaaaggcgccgtacaatggttctgtacgacagcgacagcgaatagacatttgtacaacgaagcctccattatcgcgccaagtgacgtcacggcttcgtcacatcaaaaacagtcgctcatgaactttcaaactaaaatattttcctcattgtttcaaacaccaaggacaatttatctattatagattaaatgaaaaaatgctgaaattttgttttgagacgtttatttaataaaatgaatccttttcaagagtcagttgtgttagaactatttcttctctcgtcggtataattgacctacttcgaaggttcgggtgatttggttgagatgtgacgattcaaggcaaaagagaaaatcagtttttgatggggaacgatgaaagaaaacgtcatatgataaaaagaatctgtcattcgtttcccttcatgttagatttatgatactcgtttagaattttttatttttgctcgccagaggctcgcaaaaataaaaaattcaaaactcgtatcataaatctaatatgaagggaaactcatgacagatcctctatatattaattaaatgcAGGTATCATTTGGAAAAGATGAATTGTAAGAGAtaacagaaaatataaatataaattttctaTTGCcatatttgaataatttttattaatgtatttcTCCACAGGAATGCATATGTAACTCGGAAGGAATTTTCTGATTTATTGGAAAAATTCCAAAAACTCAAACAACGGGTGAGGGACTTAGAAAAAACGAAGAAAGTGAAGAAAGTGGTCCCACCTGCAGCAGTAAAAGACCTTTCGGTGTCCTCTCCACAGACTCCTCAAATGTCTGGAGAACAGTCTCAGCAACAAACCGAGCAACAGTACCAGGGAGAAGAGGTTGCTGTACATGTGCTAGGGCTGTATAATGGAAAGACATATGAGGAACTGGAGGACTCTGTGTGCCACAGTGATTAAGTGTTTGACTGTGTTCACACTTTGCTAACACAGTTGTACACTGTAGACTACATCTGTAGTCACAGTGTAAGTGGCCAGGCGTCGAACAAATCTACCATGCCTAAACCAAAGTTTGATGGCCGCCTTTATGAAGCTATGGtggcaattttgaaaaaaaaaattcccaaaatttcCAAGCCGGAAATAACACAGAAAGTGCAATGTGTGCAAAAAAAGTACTtgctgaaaaaaaacaaatcgtAGTGAAAACACATCATATATCAATGCTTTAAGTTACTTTTCAAGTTTTGTAaccaaaaataatcaatatttttaagttttaattttaGTTACACTATTCAAAAGATTGTAAGCCTTCGGTAATTTTGGTCTATGGCATTGTTAGTAAGTGAAAATATTTATCccaaaaataacataatttaacgTGTTGGTTTCTGGCTTATAATGCAAAAGCTTGAAAATTTGTTGCGTTATTTAAGAATTTTAGTACAGATTTACTTTGGAATAAGCACTTTTCATGTTTCATTCAAAACTGCAGGAAAATTCTTATAGAACTTTTAATTCTAGAGATTGCTGACTTGAAAAGCACCTGTAAAGCAATGAGTTTGTTTTGAGATCTTCTTGGTTCAGTATAGTatcatgcatattgtttttaaggaaacatttatcatgtataaagtcttttttttttaagttggcCATGTTGTCTTTTTGTATGTCTCAAAATGTTGAGAggagtatatattatatgacaaTTAAGTCCTGTGTACAATTGTTAGTCCATTTACTAGCTGATCAGTGCATGTAACTTGGTTGActttgatatgtattaactaTATTGTATTGTTCTATCTGAGCAGGTTTTTGattcaatattttttagttAACATTACTTAATCTTATCAAACATgcacatttatatattttgatcaataaaatttgtaaaaccAAATGTTCTGGGTCGTTTGGGTATTTCATTGCATGTTgtctgatacatgtatgtcaacaGTTAAGTCAAATAGTCAAATTGCCAGAAGTATGACATTAACTAAATGGAggtctgaaaaaaaatcaaatgtaaaaataccAGTGTTATTCAGCTTGTGTTTCTATTGTTTTAGATTGAGAGAGTTCAAAACAGAACCCTATTCCAGCAGTTTGTAGCAAAGAAAAAGCAAATGGATAGCCAGAACCGGAGAGGCACACAGAATGAGCGCATGTTGTGGCATGGTACAGCTCCTACTACTGTGGATAGTATCAACGCTCATGGTTTCAACCGTAGTTATTGTGGAAAAAATGGTATGGGTTCCACTAActattagtcccctaccggtgaaaccgggGGGAATATTTCCTCcctgtttgtatgtctgtccatTTTAAAGTCTGTCTACTCAGTTTTCCGCACTTTTCTCAGTCATGCTTCATTGTATGTTGGTGGAAGTTGGTATATAACTTTAGTATGAGAAGCTACAGATCaggtttgagtttcagggttttcaggtcaaggtcaaggttactatttttagcatgggctggtaggggacatgtgtggttgttttatataaaaaggaCACTATAAATTTAGTCTGAATAATTTTCTTCAGCCATAGCTTTCAGGTCATTTGACTGACACTTTTGGTCATGATCACCTATAACCATCATATTTTGTCCAGTGTCATGTGCAATGAATTGTTTAGCTCACATGgtctgaaggaccaaggtgatCTTATGCTATACCATGGATATGGGGTCCATCGTCTGTCGTCCGGCTACAGGTTCCATACATCAACAATTTCTTCAAATTACTTCTTCTTAACCAACAATTggaatttaacttaatttgaCTAGAAGTATCCCTAGGTGttggggatttaaaattgtacaaattatggGGCTGAAACACAGAGGGGACAATTTGTGAATTGGctatatgtattgttaaaaatGGGTTCTTCTCTAAACCTTTGT includes:
- the LOC117318592 gene encoding protein mono-ADP-ribosyltransferase PARP15-like; this translates as MQVSFGKDELNAYVTRKEFSDLLEKFQKLKQRVRDLEKTKKVKKVVPPAAVKDLSVSSPQTPQMSGEQSQQQTEQQYQGEEVAVHVLGLYNGKTYEELEDSIERVQNRTLFQQFVAKKKQMDSQNRRGTQNERMLWHGTAPTTVDSINAHGFNRSYCGKNAVAYGNGVYFAVNSQYSAQPQYSVQDANGYNRMYQCRVLTGEFTIGQGRMRVPPQKGSQGHILYDSVVDNTTTPSIFVIFHDTQAYPEYIVTFS